A window of Candidatus Peribacteraceae bacterium genomic DNA:
GAACCTTCCCTGGGAGCGGTAGCTCCTCTGTTCTCGTCTCTCTCCCCACCATTTCACACGCGTTCGAAAACGCGTACACCCCCCGCCCATGAGAGTAAAACGTGGCATTGTCCGGCACAGGAGACACAAGAAGATCCGCAAGCTCGCCAAGGGTTACCGCGGCATGCGCAGCAAGACGTTCGTGAAGGCGAATGAGGCCGTGATCCGCGCCGGTGTGAACTCCTACCGCGACCGCAGGCTCAAGAAGCGCAATTTTCGCGGCCTGTGGATCATCCGCCTCAATGCCGCGTTGCG
This region includes:
- the rplT gene encoding 50S ribosomal protein L20, with translation MRVKRGIVRHRRHKKIRKLAKGYRGMRSKTFVKANEAVIRAGVNSYRDRRLKKRNFRGLWIIRLNAALRAQGVTYSVFIKGLKAKNILLNRKTLSELAIHDPQAFDKVLAAVK